The DNA segment GGAGCGCGCGTTCTGTGTGGGCCAGGACCTCAAGGAGCACATCGGGCTGCTGGCGCAGGACCGGGAGACCGGTTCCGGGCAGACGATGAGCACGGTCGGCGAGCACTACAACCCGATCGTGCGGGCGCTGGCGGGGGCGGCCAAGCCGGTGGTCGCCGCGGTGAACGGCGTCGCGGCGGGGGCGGGCTTCGGGTTCGCGCTCGCGGCGGACTACCGGATCGTCGCCGACACCGCGTCCTTCAACAGCTCGTTCGTGGGCGTCGCGCTGACCGGGGACTCCGGGATCTCCTGGACCCTGCCCCGGGTGGTCGGACCGAGCCGGGCGCAGGACCTGCTGCTGTTCCCGCGCAGCATCGGCGCGCGGGACGCGCTGGAGCTGGGGATCGCCAACCGGGTCGTACCGGCGGCCGAGCTGCGCGCCGAGGCCGAGAAGGTGGCGCGCGGGCTCGCCGCGGGGCCGACGGTCGCCTACGCGGCGATCAAGGAGGCGGTGGCCTTCGGGCTGACGCACACCCTGGAGGAGACGCTGGAGAAGGAGGACGAGCTCCAGACGCGCGCCGGGCAGTCCGAGGACCACCTGATCGCGGTGCAGGCGTTCGTGAACAAGGAGAAGCCCAAGTACCTGGGGCGCTGACGCGTCCCTAGCCGCTGTTCCTCGCCACGCACGTCTCCAGGTGGTCGTTCACCAGCCCGCACGCCTGCATCAGCGCGTACGCCGTCGTCGGGCCGACGAACTTCAGGCCCCGCTTCTTCAACTCCTTGGACAGGGCCGTCGATTGCGGGGTGACCGCCGGGACGTCGGCCAGGGTCCTGGGGGCCGGGCGGCCGGCCGGGTCGGGGGCGTGGGACCAGATCAGCTCGTCCAGGTCGCCGGCCGCCCAGCCGGCGAGGACGCGGGCGTTGGCGAGGGTGGCGTCGATCTTGGCGCGGTTGCGGATGATGCCCGGGTCGGCCAGCAGGCGCTCGCGGTCCTCGTCGGTGAAGGCCGCGACCTTCTCGATGCAAAAACCCGCGAAGGCGGTACGGAAGCCCGGCCGGCGGCGCAGGATGGTGATCCAGGACAGGCCCGACTGGAACGCCTCCAGGCTGAGCCGCTCGAAGAGGGCGTCGTCGCCGTGGACCGGGCGGCCCCACTCCTCGTCGTGGTACGACACGTAGTCGTCGGTGGACAGGGCCCAGGGGCAGCGCGGCGCGCCGTCCGGGCCCACGACGGCGGCGGTCACTGCTGGTCCTCCGGGTGCCGGGACTTGTCCAGGGTGGGGCGCGGGGCGGCGGCGCGGGCGCCGGCCAGCGCGGACTCCAGGCCCGCGATCCGGGCGTCGCGCTCGGCGAGTTCGGCGCCGAGGCGGCCGAGGGCGTCGTCGACGTCGGACATGCGGTAGCCGCGCACGGCGAGCGGGAAGCGCAGGCTCTCCACGTCCTCGCGGCCCACCGGCCGGTCGTCGGGCAGCGGGTCCCGGAGCCG comes from the Streptomyces sp. SUK 48 genome and includes:
- a CDS encoding enoyl-CoA hydratase-related protein translates to MADTVLYEVSDGLATITLNRPEAMNALNVATKVALREAAEEAARDTAVRAILLTAAGERAFCVGQDLKEHIGLLAQDRETGSGQTMSTVGEHYNPIVRALAGAAKPVVAAVNGVAAGAGFGFALAADYRIVADTASFNSSFVGVALTGDSGISWTLPRVVGPSRAQDLLLFPRSIGARDALELGIANRVVPAAELRAEAEKVARGLAAGPTVAYAAIKEAVAFGLTHTLEETLEKEDELQTRAGQSEDHLIAVQAFVNKEKPKYLGR
- a CDS encoding DNA-3-methyladenine glycosylase I; this encodes MTAAVVGPDGAPRCPWALSTDDYVSYHDEEWGRPVHGDDALFERLSLEAFQSGLSWITILRRRPGFRTAFAGFCIEKVAAFTDEDRERLLADPGIIRNRAKIDATLANARVLAGWAAGDLDELIWSHAPDPAGRPAPRTLADVPAVTPQSTALSKELKKRGLKFVGPTTAYALMQACGLVNDHLETCVARNSG
- a CDS encoding DivIVA domain-containing protein, producing the protein MVMFLFLVVALAVVVAAVTLAVVGGGKEGDGPLPDAAPERLRDPLPDDRPVGREDVESLRFPLAVRGYRMSDVDDALGRLGAELAERDARIAGLESALAGARAAAPRPTLDKSRHPEDQQ